The Methanobacteriaceae archaeon DNA segment TTTGTTTATTTATTAATTCGTAACTGTCACTTCCAGGTTTATTATCTTGGTAAAGATTACCATTAATCCAATAATATGGCTTTCCACGAGGATCGTTTCTTTTTTCAACTATTGGTGAATACATTCTATCTCCAAGAGTTGCAACTTCGATTTCTTCATCTGTAGGTTTTTCTGGGATATTTACATTTAATAAGTCGATTCCTTCAGGTAATCCTTTTTTTAACACGATTTTTGCAATTTTGTTAAGCATTTTTCCTGCAAAATCAAAGTCGATGTCTACTTTTCCATTTTCAAATTTAACAGAATCTTGAGTTACTTCCTGAGAAATAGCTATTGCTGGAATTCCAAAACTTGCAGCTTCCAATGCAGCTCCTAAAGTTCCAGAGGTTGTTAATTCTGATTTTCCAATGTTAAATCCGGTGTTTATTCCGGAAATCATTATGTCTGGTTTTTCATCCATTATTTCAAATAATCCGATTGTTACTGCATCTGTTGGGGTTCCTGTTACACCATATCCAATACTTCCATCTCTTAAAACATGTTCATTTATTCTTAATGGTTCAAATAAGGTTAGAGCATGTCCAATTCCACTTTGTTGTGTTTCTGGTGCAACTACACATGTTTCGCATAAATCTTCAACAGCCATTTTTGAAGCTAAAATTCCTGAAGCAGTTATTCCATCATCATTACTTATTAATGCTTTCATATTATTATTAAGGTTTAATCTTGTTAAAATAATTTCATGTTTTTCATGTATTGTTAATTAATACTATAAAATTTAGGCATACGTAAACTTTATATATTTTAGTAAGTATATATTATTGTAGATTATATTAGGATTAATTGGAGG contains these protein-coding regions:
- the surE gene encoding 5'/3'-nucleotidase SurE → MKALISNDDGITASGILASKMAVEDLCETCVVAPETQQSGIGHALTLFEPLRINEHVLRDGSIGYGVTGTPTDAVTIGLFEIMDEKPDIMISGINTGFNIGKSELTTSGTLGAALEAASFGIPAIAISQEVTQDSVKFENGKVDIDFDFAGKMLNKIAKIVLKKGLPEGIDLLNVNIPEKPTDEEIEVATLGDRMYSPIVEKRNDPRGKPYYWINGNLYQDNKPGSDSYELINKQKTTITPLKIDLTGDIDSIKNWLK